The Pseudodesulfovibrio sediminis genome includes the window CTCGCATTCAAGTAGTCAAAATCAGTGGCAACATCCTTGTTGTCTCTCCCATCCATTAGAAAGGAGTCTCCATGGATTACGAAATTTCAAGTCTTGGCTTGTGGGCTCTGCCCGTCATAGCCTTCACATTTCTCCTTGTTGCCACAGTCGCCTTCCTGGCATCCCGGTATAAACGGTGCCCGTCAGATATGATCCTTGTTGTTTTCGGTAAGGTCGGACAAGGTCAGTCGGCACGCTGTATTCATGGTGGCGGCACGATCATCTGGCCGTTAATTCAGGACTTCAGCTACATGAGCCTGACCCCCATGACCATTGCAATCCCCTTGCAAAAAGCGCTTTCGCTCCAAAACATCCGCATCAACGTGCCCAGTACATTCACTGTCGGCATCAGCACCGAACCCGGCATAATGCAAAATGCTGCGGAAAGATTGCTGAATCAGGCGCAGCAGGAAATCGAAGAAATGGCCATGGAAATCATCTTCGGTCAATTACGATTGACTGTCGCCTCCCTGACCATTGAGCAGATCAACCAGGACCGTGAGAGCTTTCTTGAATCCATTCGCGAAAACGTCTCCCCCGAACTCAACAAGATCGGTCTGTATCTGATCAACGTAAACATTACGGATATCACCGACGAATCCGGCTACATTGACTCCATCGGTAAAAAAGCCGCATCCGAAGCCATCAACCAGGCCAAGGTTGATGTGGCTGAACAGGACAAGCTCGGCGCCATCGGTGAGGCCAGTGCCTACAAGGAAAAAGACATCAAGGTCGCCCAGAATTCCGCACAATCGGAAAAGGGGCAGAAAGAAGCCGAAGCGGACAAACGTATCTTCATACAGCAACAGGAATCCAACGCGTCCATCGGTGAAGCTGACGCCAACCGCCAAATGGAGATCAAAGTCGCTGAGAACCTGGCCGAAGCTGTGAAAGGTAAAAAGAAAGCCGAAGCCGATCAGCGTATCTTTGTTCAAAGCCAGGAATCGGAAGCCGTCTCGGGTGAGAACAAGTCCAAGGCGGAAATCGCCCAGGCCAATGCTGATCTGCATGTAAAGCAGGCCGAAGCCCTTCAACAGGGAGAGGTCGCCAAACGCCAAGCCGAAGCAGAAATTCAAAAAGCGCAATATCTGGCAGAACTTGAACGACTGAATGCCGAAGAAGTTGCGGTTCAGGAAGTCGAAAAGAGAAAGGTTGAAATCGCAGCCGAGGCCGAAGCCGAAAAGATCAGACGAGAGGCAAAAGGTAAAGCGGACGCGACGCTCATGCAATACGAAGCTGAAGCCAAGGGTATCCGTCAGGTTCTTGAAGGTAAGGCTGAAGGTTACCGCGTGTTGGTCGATAGTACTGGCGGTGACGCCAAAGCGGCTGCCACCATGCTCCTGCTTGAAAAACTCGAAAACATCGTGGAAACACAAATTGAGGCCATCAAGAACCTCAAAATTGACAAGGTCACCGTCTGGGACGGTGGCGG containing:
- a CDS encoding flotillin family protein, translated to MDYEISSLGLWALPVIAFTFLLVATVAFLASRYKRCPSDMILVVFGKVGQGQSARCIHGGGTIIWPLIQDFSYMSLTPMTIAIPLQKALSLQNIRINVPSTFTVGISTEPGIMQNAAERLLNQAQQEIEEMAMEIIFGQLRLTVASLTIEQINQDRESFLESIRENVSPELNKIGLYLINVNITDITDESGYIDSIGKKAASEAINQAKVDVAEQDKLGAIGEASAYKEKDIKVAQNSAQSEKGQKEAEADKRIFIQQQESNASIGEADANRQMEIKVAENLAEAVKGKKKAEADQRIFVQSQESEAVSGENKSKAEIAQANADLHVKQAEALQQGEVAKRQAEAEIQKAQYLAELERLNAEEVAVQEVEKRKVEIAAEAEAEKIRREAKGKADATLMQYEAEAKGIRQVLEGKAEGYRVLVDSTGGDAKAAATMLLLEKLENIVETQIEAIKNLKIDKVTVWDGGGNGDSTSTANFFSNMVKSLPPLQDITKMAGLELPEYLGKMKEDEPATDKTDTDKSTETE